A single Gambusia affinis linkage group LG20, SWU_Gaff_1.0, whole genome shotgun sequence DNA region contains:
- the LOC122823011 gene encoding uncharacterized protein LOC122823011, producing MLLQQLLVLLVSQHALGVEVFDGMELVQLPCQVNVSVSMESTVVWSREDLRFSTVHIHQQSGDDLSEQNQRYSNRTMMSKDALLTGDLSLTLKNPTVSDSETYTCTVRRFGQELSRIHVHLQVKEHPHPTWLIPMLVVMILFFVLTAVFGLVFYKRYKRIKRDPVYKLQVVKTAEGAEAVVLPCKTKVHLPQTATVEWRRIDTDQVVHLYPSTLQLPEMVRGLTQMEDNPFRTGDLSLTLYSPNHCDSGLYVCTVQKGGHNLKQKVVSLFVEEHLLWSDTNSDQTDHMPKRSSLRQSLKSSLGGRFYCNQSSSSFPYTIICSS from the exons TTTCCCAGCATGCTTTGGGTGTGGAGGTGTTCGATGGCATGGAGTTGGTCCAACTGCCCTGCCAGGTCAACGTGTCTGTTTCCATGGAGTCCACGGTTGTGTGGAGCCGCGAGGACCTTAGGTTTTCTACTGTTCACATCCATCAGCAGAGCGGCGACGATCTGTCTGAGCAGAACCAGCGTTACAGCAATAGAACGATGATGAGCAAGGATGCTCTGCTGACCGGAGACCTCAGTCTGACTCTGAAGAACCCTACTGTCTCTGATAGTGAGACATACACCTGCACTGTCCGCAGGTTTGGACAGGAATTGAGCCGTATCCACGTACATCTCCAAGTAAAGG AACATCCTCATCCGACATGGTTGATACCTATGTTAGTGGTGATGATTCTATTTTTCGTCCTGACTGCTGTCTTTGGTTTGGTCTTCTATAAGAGATACAAGAGGATAAAACGTGATCCAG TCTACAAGCTGCAAGTGGTGAAGACTGCAGAGGGGGCAGAAGCTGTTGTCCTGCCCTGTAAAACCAAAGTTCATCTTCCTCAAACGGCAACAGTAGAGTGGAGACGTATAGACACGGACCAGGTGGTCCACCTGTATCCAAGCACCCTGCAATTGCCTGAGATGGTTAGAGGTCTTACACAGATGGAAGACAACCCGTTTAGAACCGGAGATCTCAGTCTGACTTTGTACAGCCCCAACCATTGTGACAGTGGCCTCTATGTCTGCACCGTCCAAAAGGGTGGACACAACCTGAAGCAGAAGGTTGTGTCTCTCTTTGTTGAAG AACATCTGCTCTGGTCTGACACGAACTCCGACCAAACCGACCACATGCCTAAGAGGAGCAGCCTGAGACAGAGTCTGAAGAGCAGCCTTGGAGGACGATTTTACTGCAATCAATCGTCTTCCTCTTTTCCGTACACTATTATCTGTTCTTCTTAG
- the LOC122823012 gene encoding uncharacterized protein LOC122823012, with amino-acid sequence MKLPSMCLLLGVSAVLLAGGTVSEVSLIVRPDLQQFFSGQSVSLSCEDGQTADGWTVKRTKGTLTETCGASGSDFGVFKDSSCVLDLLSSYTGVYWCETSAGQRSVHINITVNQKEDRAFILEIPALPVVKGSNVTLHCRHKDGSTRAAYFYRNSHIIEDGVKSQKAIIYRVQQPDEGSYWCSTDTSGSSPLSYLRVRDPPLPQPSAPTSSADGANHTASSPSPSVSLVHLLCHLLVICPYCVCSILLASICCNRGSGSQAVVSIETTQLGELGDVAADVITEHEF; translated from the exons ATGAAGCTTCCATCAATGTGTCTGCTGCTCG GAGTCTCAGCTGTCCTGCTGGCAGGAGGAACGGTTTCTGAAG TGTCTCTGATCGTCAGACCAGATCTTCAGCAGTTCTTCAGTGGACAGTCAGTGTCTCTGAGTTGTGAGGATGGACAGACAGCTGATGGGTGGACAGTTAAGAGGACCAAAGGAACACTCACTGAAACCTGTGGAGCATCTGGATCAGACTTTGGGGTGTTTAAGGATTCCTCCTGTGTCCTCGACCTTTTGTCTTCTTACACTGGAGTTTACTGGTGTGAAACCAGTGCAGGACAGAGGAGTGTCCACATCAATATCACTGTTAACCAGAAAGAAG ACAGGGCTTTTATTCTGGAGATCCCTGCTCTTCCTGTGGTGAAAGGAAGTAACGTCACTCTGCATTGTCGTCACAAAGATGGCTCCACCCGTGCAGCTTATTTCTACAGAAACAGCCATATTATTGAAGATGGAGTCAAATCTCAGAAGGCCATTATCTACAGAGTCCAACAGCCCGATGAAGGTTCCTACTGGTGTTCTACTGACACTTCTGGATCATCACCTCTTAGCTATCTGAGAGTCAGAG ATCCTCCTCTCCCTCAACCATCAGCTCCCACTTCTTCAGCTGATGGTGCTAATCATACAGCAagttctccttctccttctgtGTCGTTGGTGCACCTCCTgtgccacctgctggtcatCTGCCCGTACTGCGTGTGCAGCATCCTGCTGGCTTCAATTTGCTGCAACAGGGGCTCGG GAAGCCAAGCCGTGGTCTCCATAGAAACCACCCAGCTTGGTGAACTGGGTGATGTTGCTGCTGATGTAATTACAGAGCATGAGTTCTGA